A stretch of the Methanobrevibacter woesei genome encodes the following:
- a CDS encoding nascent polypeptide-associated complex protein, translating into MIPGMNPKQMKQMQRQMKKMGMDMKELKNVKEVIIRLEDKELIIPNAEVSLMNVMGQETYQVTGKAQEVEIEEELIIPDEDIEMVANQAGVSKDEAEQALIDTNGDLAEAILKLNQ; encoded by the coding sequence ATGATACCTGGAATGAATCCAAAACAAATGAAACAAATGCAAAGGCAAATGAAAAAAATGGGAATGGATATGAAAGAACTTAAAAATGTTAAAGAAGTTATCATTCGTTTAGAAGATAAAGAATTAATCATTCCTAATGCTGAAGTTAGTTTAATGAATGTTATGGGTCAGGAGACTTACCAAGTAACTGGTAAAGCTCAAGAAGTAGAAATTGAGGAAGAATTAATTATTCCTGATGAAGATATTGAAATGGTAGCTAATCAAGCTGGTGTTTCTAAAGATGAAGCTGAACAAGCATTAATTGATACTAATGGGGATTTAGCTGAAGCTATTTTAAAATTAAATCAATAG
- the dapB gene encoding 4-hydroxy-tetrahydrodipicolinate reductase yields the protein MIKVAVTGAAGRMGSGIIRKITEQDDMEVVAAIEIPETPLAGEDAGVRAGIGEIGVKITGAEKLEETLKETNPDVLVDFTIAHAAAETVKKAASCGVNLVVGTTGFSDEQMESNIQAVKDNNIGAVISSNMAIGVNVFFNTLKKLAPILNDFDIEIIEAHHNQKKDAPSGTAMTAFETIAEALERDPEEVGVFGRKGMVGQRTKQEIGVHAIRGGDIVGDHTAMFIGDGERIEFTHRAHTREVFIAGVIRAIRYVPTAEKGVVSSMNDVLGLE from the coding sequence ATGATAAAAGTAGCAGTTACCGGAGCTGCAGGTAGGATGGGCTCTGGAATAATTAGAAAAATTACAGAACAAGATGATATGGAAGTTGTTGCAGCTATTGAAATACCAGAAACTCCTTTAGCAGGTGAAGATGCAGGTGTTAGGGCAGGTATTGGTGAAATAGGTGTAAAAATTACAGGTGCTGAAAAATTAGAAGAAACTCTAAAAGAAACTAATCCTGATGTATTAGTTGATTTTACTATTGCTCATGCAGCTGCTGAAACAGTTAAAAAAGCTGCTTCATGTGGTGTTAACTTAGTTGTTGGAACTACTGGTTTTTCAGATGAACAAATGGAAAGCAACATCCAAGCAGTTAAAGATAATAATATTGGTGCAGTAATTTCATCCAATATGGCAATTGGAGTAAATGTATTTTTCAACACTCTTAAAAAATTAGCTCCAATTTTAAATGATTTTGATATTGAAATTATTGAAGCACACCATAATCAGAAAAAGGATGCTCCTTCTGGAACTGCTATGACTGCATTTGAAACAATAGCTGAAGCACTTGAACGTGATCCAGAAGAAGTTGGAGTATTTGGAAGAAAAGGTATGGTTGGACAAAGAACTAAACAAGAAATTGGTGTTCATGCTATCCGTGGTGGAGATATTGTTGGAGACCATACTGCAATGTTTATTGGTGATGGTGAAAGAATAGAATTCACTCACAGAGCACACACTAGGGAAGTATTTATTGCTGGTGTTATTAGGGCTATTAGATATGTTCCTACTGCTGAAAAAGGTGTTGTTAGCAGTATGAATGATGTTCTTGGATTAGAATAG
- the thsA gene encoding thermosome subunit alpha: MAQGGQPIFVLPEGTNRLLGRDAQRNNILAGKVLAETVRTTLGPKGMDKMLVDGLGDIVVTNDGVTILKEMDIEHPAAKMLVEVAKTQEDEVGDGTTTAVIIAGELLKNSESLLDLDIHPTIVAMGYRQAAEKAQEILDEIAIDSVDKNTLIKVAMTAMTGKGTEAAREPLAELIVDAVQKVAEDGKVDIDHIKIEKKDGAVVEDSTLVEGVIVDKEKVHPGMPSEVKDAKIALVNSPLEVKETEVDAEIRITDPAQMQAFIEQEENMVKEMVNKIADSGADVLFAQKGIDDLAQHYLSKAGIMAVRRVKKSDIEKLARATGATVVSNLDDLEASDLGEAGIVEERKVSGEDMIFVEECKSAKAVTLFVRGSTKHIVDEIVRAIEDAIGVVAATVEDDQVVAGGGAPEIAMAKKLKDYAESISGREQLAVTAFAEALEIVPKTLAENAGLDSIDSLVDLRAAHEDNAYMGLNVFTGEVMDMKDAGVIEPKRVKKQAIQSASEAAEMILRIDDVIASSGSDAPDGMDPSAMGGMPPMM; the protein is encoded by the coding sequence ATGGCACAAGGTGGACAACCTATTTTCGTTTTACCTGAAGGAACCAACAGATTACTTGGTAGAGATGCACAAAGAAATAACATCTTAGCAGGTAAAGTACTTGCAGAAACTGTAAGAACTACTTTAGGTCCTAAAGGTATGGACAAAATGTTAGTAGACGGACTTGGTGATATTGTAGTAACTAACGATGGAGTTACTATCTTAAAAGAAATGGATATTGAACATCCTGCAGCAAAAATGCTTGTAGAAGTAGCTAAAACCCAAGAAGATGAAGTTGGAGACGGAACTACTACTGCAGTAATTATTGCTGGTGAATTATTAAAAAATTCCGAATCTTTATTAGATTTAGATATCCACCCTACTATTGTAGCTATGGGTTACAGACAAGCAGCTGAAAAAGCACAAGAAATTTTAGATGAAATCGCAATTGATTCTGTAGATAAAAACACTTTAATCAAAGTTGCTATGACTGCTATGACTGGTAAAGGAACTGAAGCAGCTCGTGAACCTTTAGCTGAATTAATCGTTGATGCTGTACAAAAAGTAGCTGAAGACGGTAAAGTTGATATTGATCACATTAAAATTGAGAAAAAAGATGGTGCTGTAGTAGAAGACTCAACATTAGTTGAAGGTGTAATTGTAGACAAAGAAAAAGTACACCCAGGTATGCCATCTGAAGTAAAAGATGCTAAAATCGCTTTAGTCAACTCTCCTCTTGAAGTAAAAGAAACTGAAGTTGATGCTGAAATTAGAATAACTGATCCTGCTCAAATGCAAGCTTTCATTGAACAAGAAGAAAACATGGTCAAAGAAATGGTTAACAAAATAGCTGATTCTGGTGCTGATGTTTTATTCGCTCAAAAAGGTATCGATGACTTAGCACAACACTACTTATCTAAAGCAGGTATTATGGCTGTAAGAAGAGTCAAAAAATCTGACATTGAAAAATTAGCTAGAGCAACTGGTGCTACTGTTGTATCTAACTTAGATGACTTAGAAGCAAGCGATTTAGGTGAAGCAGGTATTGTAGAAGAAAGAAAAGTATCTGGCGAAGACATGATCTTTGTAGAAGAATGTAAATCTGCAAAAGCTGTAACCTTATTTGTAAGAGGAAGTACCAAACACATTGTAGATGAAATTGTAAGAGCAATTGAAGATGCAATTGGTGTTGTAGCAGCTACCGTAGAAGATGACCAAGTTGTAGCTGGTGGAGGAGCTCCAGAAATCGCTATGGCTAAAAAACTCAAAGATTATGCTGAATCTATCAGTGGAAGAGAACAATTAGCAGTTACTGCATTTGCAGAAGCTTTAGAAATTGTTCCTAAAACTTTAGCTGAAAATGCAGGTTTAGACAGTATTGATTCTTTAGTAGATTTAAGAGCAGCTCATGAAGACAACGCTTACATGGGATTAAATGTATTCACTGGTGAAGTAATGGATATGAAAGATGCTGGTGTAATTGAACCTAAACGTGTCAAAAAACAAGCTATTCAATCCGCTTCTGAAGCAGCTGAAATGATTTTAAGAATCGATGATGTAATTGCATCTAGTGGTAGTGATGCTCCTGATGGTATGGACCCATCTGCTATGGGCGGAATGCCTCCAATGATGTAA
- a CDS encoding cyclase family protein, whose translation MRIIDLTYPLTNEIKEYPGDPKLEIKYFKKADKKDSCTLFEFKSGLHTGTHLDAPYHYIINGKKIKDFKIDSFIGTTTILKSDTHNKIKLKNLDDTNNIQDIVIINTGWGNKWNSNDYFYDYPHISSELAEFLIENNIKGIAIDTCSVDKHDENKIHKMFLKNEIWIVENIANLDKINKKEYNGYFIPLNIEAEASFVRAFLEEK comes from the coding sequence ATGAGAATTATAGATCTTACCTATCCTTTAACAAATGAAATAAAAGAATATCCTGGAGACCCTAAATTAGAAATTAAATATTTTAAAAAAGCAGACAAAAAAGATAGCTGCACATTATTTGAATTTAAAAGTGGTTTACATACTGGAACCCACCTAGACGCCCCCTACCATTATATAATTAATGGAAAGAAAATAAAGGATTTTAAGATTGATTCTTTTATTGGGACTACAACTATTCTTAAATCAGATACACATAATAAAATCAAATTAAAAAATTTAGATGATACAAATAACATCCAAGATATTGTAATAATAAATACAGGGTGGGGCAATAAATGGAACAGTAATGATTACTTCTATGATTATCCACATATCTCCAGTGAATTAGCTGAATTCTTAATTGAAAATAATATAAAAGGAATAGCTATAGACACATGTTCAGTTGATAAACATGATGAAAATAAAATACATAAAATGTTTTTAAAAAATGAAATATGGATTGTTGAAAATATAGCTAATTTGGATAAAATAAATAAAAAAGAGTATAATGGATATTTTATCCCATTAAATATTGAAGCTGAAGCCTCTTTTGTAAGGGCATTTTTAGAAGAAAAATAA
- the asd gene encoding aspartate-semialdehyde dehydrogenase — protein sequence MVNVGVLGATGMVGQRFIQLLENHPDFDVTALAASSRSAGKRYEDATTWYLAEEMPESVKDIVVTETSPEAMSNDVDIVFSSLPTDFAAKVEKEFAKDYVVASNASAHRMKKNIPLVIPEVNPEYLDMIEAQQKENNWDGFIVTNPNCSTIALTLSLKPIVDNFNIESIRVSTMQAVSGAGYNGVPSMAIVDNLVPYIGNEEEKMESETLHLLGDYDGSEVKPAQFKLSASCHRVPVIDGHTEAVFIDFDDDFDIEDVKSKMASFKGLPQKLNLFSAPENPVIVKEEEDRPQPRMDRNAGNGMSVTVGRVRKDQVFDNSLKYVLVGHNTIRGAAGASVLNAELINDKIL from the coding sequence ATGGTTAATGTTGGTGTTCTTGGTGCAACTGGGATGGTTGGTCAAAGATTCATTCAATTATTAGAAAATCATCCTGATTTTGATGTTACTGCATTAGCTGCTTCTTCTAGATCTGCAGGTAAAAGATATGAAGATGCTACTACTTGGTATCTTGCTGAAGAAATGCCAGAATCTGTTAAAGATATTGTAGTTACTGAAACATCTCCTGAAGCAATGTCAAATGATGTGGATATTGTATTTTCATCTCTTCCCACTGATTTTGCAGCTAAAGTTGAAAAAGAATTTGCAAAAGATTATGTTGTAGCATCTAATGCTAGTGCTCACAGGATGAAGAAAAATATTCCTTTAGTAATTCCTGAAGTTAATCCAGAGTACTTAGACATGATTGAAGCTCAACAAAAGGAAAATAACTGGGATGGATTTATTGTAACAAATCCTAATTGCTCTACAATTGCTTTAACTTTATCTTTAAAGCCTATTGTTGATAATTTTAATATTGAATCTATTAGAGTTTCTACAATGCAGGCAGTATCTGGTGCAGGTTATAATGGTGTACCTTCAATGGCTATTGTGGATAATTTAGTACCTTACATTGGTAATGAGGAAGAAAAGATGGAAAGTGAAACATTACATCTTTTAGGAGATTATGATGGCTCTGAAGTTAAACCTGCTCAATTTAAATTAAGTGCATCTTGTCATAGAGTTCCTGTTATTGATGGCCATACTGAAGCAGTTTTCATTGATTTTGATGATGACTTTGATATTGAAGATGTTAAAAGTAAAATGGCATCATTTAAAGGTTTGCCTCAAAAATTAAATCTATTTTCTGCTCCTGAAAATCCAGTTATTGTTAAAGAGGAAGAAGACAGGCCACAACCTAGAATGGATAGAAATGCAGGTAATGGTATGTCTGTTACTGTAGGTAGGGTTAGAAAAGACCAAGTATTTGATAACAGTCTTAAATATGTTCTTGTTGGACATAATACAATACGTGGTGCTGCTGGAGCTTCAGTTTTAAATGCTGAACTTATTAATGATAAAATACTCTGA
- a CDS encoding C1 family peptidase has protein sequence MDFKKAFIIFFVISLFSIAAVSAEDVDNSTAIVDDIANEPIDDIEVYEFKDISNKIHETDTPVVIDLNGSTVKWNATGDEDISLVDGIRINKSVSISNGVIDGDNSARLFVIVGGSLTLNNVTLLNGNSNNAHTGPGVGGAIVNIGELKVVNSTFTGNSATSSGSSIYSQGGVTYIGDSTFMNNNVHWAEIYSSGGYLVVNNTVFDRINSNYSSAIYMTQGNLAVYNSNFTNLYANKTAGAIGVKIGNAIVVNSNFKNSSASKNGGAIYVDGSTFGSSSTSQIYIINSSFEDCDSEFGGAVMALSSGVNITNTKFIDNYALYNGGAVYASFDDLNIIDSQFIGNVALGDSTSEITELSGNGAALYVDYSNVIVNNTYFENNVALINGGSVYSYSSNALIMNSTFLDNSNFYSVFDNNVTLIDNNFNNDTVSLNNTVYYMVVDGRGITLELINSTVPVNISLDSFDLRDYGVVLPIRNQGSMGACWAFGSMAAFESALLKATGVEYDFSENNMQNSMIMYSLFGNKLLSEGGSGISGAAYILAWLGAFPTEDDSYDELGKISPYLMSYFNVHVQNAVFIPVRDNFTDNDALKEAIMKYGYVTVYYYAATTAEEQSNYYNANTSSYYNYDQPMGNHYVSIVGWDDNYSKDNFAVTPPGDGAFILRNSWGSSYGEDGYFYISYYDVSLATAFSVAYLITNDTYDRNYQYDFSGFTNAQSMNTSYSNRFISIKDELISAVGTYFFNNENYTIDIYVNNQLIHTQSGESAFTGFNTIKLDNPIQINTGDVFEVVVTKEYFPFSGYFNTYLPEGVSFLYDKTSGEWIDLKDENITACIKVYTVTSSVVADDLEKYYKNESQFSATIVDNYGTPLSNVTVNITVNGVTYQRTSNENGIINMNINLNPGNYVLTVFSPVDNKTYTFNVNVLSTITSEDLVKYYRNGSQFVVSVLDGEGKALANSAVTFNINGVFYTRVSDDNGFATLNINLNPGEYIITTYAPNGLSIGNNITVLPTMSGENIVKYYRNGTQYVVSVLDGEGKALANSAVTFNINGVFYIRVSDDNGLATLNINLNPGNYIVTAISYNGLHVSNNITVLPTLEIMDYNNTSDEINAIVLSETGERLANQRVTININGVFTEAISNDEGIAVFDNLNLSMGEYIVTAVANGCTISKTITVQG, from the coding sequence ATGGATTTTAAAAAAGCTTTTATAATCTTTTTTGTTATATCTCTTTTTTCAATAGCTGCTGTTTCTGCTGAAGATGTTGATAATAGTACAGCTATTGTAGATGATATTGCAAATGAACCTATTGATGATATCGAGGTCTATGAATTTAAAGATATCAGTAATAAAATTCATGAAACAGATACTCCTGTTGTTATCGACTTAAATGGGTCTACTGTTAAGTGGAATGCAACTGGAGATGAAGATATTTCTTTAGTTGATGGTATTCGAATTAATAAATCAGTATCTATTTCAAATGGGGTTATCGATGGAGATAACTCTGCTAGGTTATTTGTTATAGTTGGAGGTTCCCTAACCTTAAATAATGTAACCCTGTTAAATGGTAATTCTAATAATGCTCATACAGGTCCTGGTGTGGGTGGAGCAATTGTAAATATTGGTGAACTAAAAGTGGTCAATTCCACATTCACAGGAAATTCCGCTACATCTTCTGGATCAAGTATTTACTCACAAGGAGGAGTTACTTATATTGGTGATTCAACTTTTATGAATAATAATGTGCACTGGGCTGAAATTTATTCTTCAGGAGGTTATTTAGTTGTTAACAATACTGTTTTTGATAGGATAAATTCTAACTATTCAAGTGCTATTTATATGACTCAGGGTAATTTAGCAGTTTATAACTCAAATTTTACTAACTTATATGCTAATAAAACTGCGGGTGCTATTGGTGTAAAAATAGGTAATGCCATTGTTGTAAATTCTAACTTTAAAAATTCATCTGCTTCTAAAAATGGAGGAGCTATTTATGTGGATGGTTCTACATTTGGAAGTTCAAGTACATCTCAAATTTATATAATTAATTCTTCCTTTGAAGATTGTGATTCTGAATTTGGTGGAGCTGTAATGGCTCTAAGTTCAGGGGTTAATATTACCAATACAAAATTTATTGATAATTATGCATTATATAATGGTGGTGCTGTTTATGCATCTTTTGATGATTTAAATATCATTGATTCTCAATTTATAGGTAATGTGGCTTTAGGAGATTCTACTTCTGAAATCACTGAATTATCTGGAAATGGTGCTGCATTATATGTGGATTATAGTAATGTTATAGTTAATAACACTTATTTTGAGAATAATGTTGCTTTAATTAATGGGGGTTCTGTTTATTCATACAGTTCTAATGCATTGATTATGAATTCAACATTTTTAGACAATAGTAATTTTTATTCTGTTTTTGATAATAATGTGACTCTTATAGATAATAATTTTAATAATGATACTGTTTCTTTAAATAACACAGTTTATTATATGGTAGTTGATGGAAGGGGAATTACATTAGAACTTATTAATAGTACTGTTCCAGTAAATATTTCTTTAGATAGTTTTGATTTACGTGATTATGGTGTTGTATTACCTATTCGTAATCAGGGCAGTATGGGTGCTTGTTGGGCTTTTGGTTCAATGGCTGCATTTGAATCTGCTCTATTAAAAGCTACTGGTGTCGAATATGACTTTTCAGAAAACAATATGCAGAATTCAATGATTATGTATTCTCTTTTTGGTAATAAATTGTTAAGTGAAGGAGGATCAGGTATTAGTGGGGCTGCTTATATCTTGGCATGGTTGGGTGCATTTCCTACTGAAGATGATAGTTATGATGAATTAGGAAAAATTTCACCATATCTTATGAGTTACTTTAATGTTCATGTACAAAATGCAGTTTTCATTCCTGTTAGAGATAATTTCACTGATAATGATGCTCTTAAAGAAGCAATAATGAAATATGGTTATGTAACTGTATATTATTATGCAGCAACAACTGCTGAAGAACAATCAAATTATTATAATGCTAACACTTCTTCTTATTATAATTATGATCAGCCTATGGGTAATCATTATGTTTCTATTGTAGGCTGGGATGATAATTATAGTAAAGATAATTTTGCTGTTACTCCACCGGGTGATGGTGCATTTATATTAAGAAATAGTTGGGGTTCTAGTTATGGTGAAGATGGATATTTCTATATTTCCTATTATGATGTTTCATTAGCTACTGCATTTTCAGTTGCATATCTAATTACTAATGATACTTATGATAGGAATTATCAATATGATTTTAGCGGATTTACTAATGCTCAATCAATGAATACATCTTATTCTAATAGGTTTATTTCCATTAAAGATGAGCTTATTAGTGCTGTAGGTACTTACTTCTTTAACAATGAGAATTATACTATTGATATTTATGTAAATAATCAATTAATTCATACACAAAGTGGTGAAAGTGCCTTTACTGGTTTTAACACTATTAAATTAGATAATCCAATCCAGATTAATACAGGAGATGTATTTGAAGTTGTAGTAACAAAAGAATATTTCCCATTTTCAGGATATTTCAATACTTATCTTCCTGAGGGGGTTTCATTTTTGTATGATAAAACTTCTGGAGAATGGATAGATTTAAAAGATGAGAATATTACTGCATGTATAAAAGTTTATACTGTAACTTCTTCTGTTGTTGCTGATGATTTAGAAAAATACTATAAAAACGAGTCTCAATTTAGTGCAACAATTGTAGATAATTATGGCACTCCTTTAAGCAATGTTACTGTTAATATTACTGTTAATGGAGTTACATATCAACGTACAAGTAATGAAAATGGTATAATTAATATGAATATTAATTTAAATCCAGGAAATTATGTATTGACTGTTTTCAGTCCAGTGGATAACAAAACTTACACTTTCAATGTTAACGTTTTATCTACTATAACTAGTGAGGATCTTGTTAAATATTATAGAAATGGAAGTCAATTTGTTGTTTCTGTTTTAGATGGTGAGGGTAAGGCTTTAGCTAATTCTGCTGTTACTTTTAATATTAATGGTGTATTTTATACTAGAGTTAGTGATGATAATGGATTTGCTACTTTGAATATTAACTTAAATCCTGGTGAGTATATTATTACTACATATGCTCCTAATGGTTTAAGCATTGGTAATAATATAACTGTTTTACCTACTATGTCTGGTGAAAACATTGTTAAATATTATAGAAATGGTACTCAGTATGTTGTTTCTGTTTTAGATGGTGAGGGTAAGGCTTTAGCTAATTCTGCTGTTACTTTTAATATTAATGGTGTATTTTATATTAGAGTTAGTGATGATAATGGGCTTGCTACTTTGAATATTAATTTAAATCCTGGTAACTATATTGTTACAGCTATATCTTACAATGGTTTACATGTAAGTAATAATATTACTGTTTTACCTACCTTGGAGATTATGGATTACAATAATACTTCTGATGAGATTAATGCTATTGTTTTAAGCGAAACTGGTGAAAGATTAGCTAATCAAAGGGTTACTATTAACATTAATGGTGTTTTCACAGAAGCAATAAGTAATGATGAAGGTATCGCAGTATTTGATAATCTTAATCTTTCTATGGGAGAATATATTGTAACTGCAGTGGCTAATGGCTGCACCATTTCAAAAACAATAACAGTTCAAGGTTAA
- a CDS encoding DUF4013 domain-containing protein, with translation MSISSIFNNAFRFPFGNMEKWLVLGILLILGGLSSVLISFGIDLGAASIITSIIALVAGLIVSGYSLAIVRDTIHGQDQLPNFDIVENIVDGIKVLILSIVYSIIPVIVFFALLIVTGAAEAFIEIINLTMGGATTVPSDLALGFVGSLGITLIISLILFIIFSLFSTIAMCRLANTGSFSQGFAFSEIIGDFKRIGVGSFIAWWIVLAIISVILILISVFISAVPYIGYIISILIIYSFITIFASRATGLIYSN, from the coding sequence ATGTCAATTAGTTCAATTTTTAATAATGCTTTTAGATTTCCTTTTGGAAATATGGAAAAATGGTTAGTTTTAGGTATTTTACTTATTCTTGGTGGATTATCTTCTGTTTTAATTTCTTTTGGAATAGATTTGGGGGCAGCTTCAATAATCACATCAATAATTGCTCTTGTAGCAGGACTTATTGTTAGTGGTTATAGTTTAGCAATTGTTAGAGATACAATTCATGGTCAGGATCAGCTTCCAAATTTTGATATTGTAGAGAATATTGTTGATGGTATTAAAGTACTTATTTTAAGTATTGTTTATTCAATTATTCCAGTAATTGTATTTTTTGCACTTTTAATTGTGACTGGAGCTGCAGAAGCTTTTATTGAAATAATTAATTTAACTATGGGTGGTGCTACCACTGTACCTTCTGATTTAGCTCTTGGTTTTGTTGGTTCTCTTGGAATTACTCTTATAATAAGTTTAATCCTATTTATTATCTTTTCATTATTTTCTACAATAGCTATGTGTAGATTAGCAAATACTGGAAGCTTTTCTCAAGGTTTTGCATTTTCTGAGATAATTGGTGATTTTAAAAGAATAGGTGTTGGGTCATTTATTGCATGGTGGATAGTTTTAGCTATTATTTCTGTAATATTAATTTTAATTAGTGTGTTTATTTCAGCTGTTCCTTATATTGGATATATCATTAGCATACTCATCATATATTCATTTATAACAATATTTGCTTCTAGAGCGACCGGTTTGATATATTCCAACTAA
- a CDS encoding metallophosphoesterase family protein, protein MTIIAHISDLHVSHTEFDEDVFFQAVDEINNLQPDMIVLTGDLTDQGYYRDYLLVKDYLSRFESPLFAVPGNHDSRNLGHQTFEELIGERSWKLTKDDDFVVIGLDSSTPDVDSGNIGRPQQLWMDHILDDCVVNERFSVVALHHHVIPIPETGRERNVLSDAGDILKTLVNHEVDMVLAGHKHVPNIWKMNNTLFVNAGSLCSKKLRGKDTNSYNTYFIDDESIKVVLNRVAGDKILLGEYPRNIL, encoded by the coding sequence ATGACTATCATTGCACATATCTCAGATTTACATGTAAGTCACACAGAGTTTGATGAAGATGTTTTCTTTCAGGCTGTAGATGAAATCAATAATCTTCAACCAGATATGATTGTTTTAACTGGTGATTTAACAGATCAAGGTTATTATCGTGATTATCTTCTTGTTAAAGATTATTTAAGTAGATTTGAATCACCTTTATTTGCAGTCCCTGGGAATCATGACTCTCGTAATTTGGGTCATCAAACTTTTGAAGAGTTAATTGGTGAAAGAAGTTGGAAATTAACAAAAGATGATGATTTTGTTGTTATTGGTTTAGATAGTAGTACTCCGGATGTTGATAGTGGAAACATTGGAAGGCCTCAACAATTATGGATGGATCATATATTGGATGACTGTGTTGTCAATGAAAGATTTTCTGTTGTTGCCCTTCATCATCATGTAATTCCAATTCCAGAGACTGGTCGTGAACGTAATGTTTTATCTGATGCAGGAGACATTCTTAAAACTTTAGTGAACCATGAAGTAGATATGGTTTTAGCAGGACATAAACATGTTCCTAATATATGGAAAATGAATAATACATTATTTGTTAATGCGGGTTCTCTTTGTTCTAAAAAGCTTAGAGGTAAAGACACTAATTCATATAATACTTATTTTATTGATGATGAATCTATTAAAGTTGTTCTTAATAGGGTTGCTGGAGATAAAATATTGTTGGGTGAATACCCACGCAACATTCTTTAA
- a CDS encoding coiled-coil domain-containing protein, whose protein sequence is MELGMDSEKETLQSLIKSCLLELNKLKYDLTELEFQKQMDKTPDKIQELENLILDKEKEVSVIKFKAEEEIKSLHNQLNEKDKIIKEKEGKIYELNYVSTSLDEVKEYFAEQLRSYKERELAEVNERLNKTFKQLAEKDAYINSLSRQIDEFKLEIVKLENDVESQNKIMALEKELEIKNQELYRKDNELNIVKESSVPKDQYINLREELTKRDNELNIVKERSVPKDQYINLREELTKRDNRIKRLEELNEFFNELQQESNAFTTQDNTPPFRLDKK, encoded by the coding sequence ATGGAATTAGGGATGGATAGTGAGAAAGAAACTTTACAATCTTTAATTAAATCTTGTTTATTAGAACTTAATAAACTTAAATATGATCTCACTGAGCTTGAATTTCAAAAACAAATGGATAAAACTCCTGATAAAATTCAAGAGCTTGAAAATCTTATTTTGGATAAAGAAAAAGAAGTTTCTGTTATTAAATTTAAAGCTGAAGAAGAAATTAAAAGTTTACATAATCAATTAAATGAAAAGGATAAAATCATTAAAGAAAAAGAAGGCAAAATTTACGAGTTAAATTATGTTAGTACTTCTTTAGATGAGGTTAAAGAATATTTTGCTGAACAATTAAGGTCTTATAAAGAAAGAGAATTGGCTGAAGTTAATGAAAGGTTAAATAAAACTTTTAAACAATTGGCTGAAAAAGATGCATATATTAATTCACTTTCTAGACAAATCGATGAGTTTAAACTTGAAATTGTTAAATTAGAAAATGATGTTGAAAGTCAAAATAAGATTATGGCTTTAGAAAAAGAACTTGAGATTAAAAATCAGGAATTATATAGAAAAGATAATGAATTAAATATTGTTAAAGAGAGCTCTGTTCCTAAAGATCAATATATTAATTTAAGGGAAGAGTTAACTAAAAGAGATAATGAATTAAATATTGTTAAAGAAAGGTCTGTTCCTAAAGATCAATATATTAATTTAAGGGAAGAGTTAACTAAAAGAGATAATAGAATTAAAAGGTTAGAAGAACTTAATGAGTTCTTTAATGAGTTACAACAAGAAAGTAATGCTTTCACTACTCAAGATAATACGCCTCCATTTAGATTAGACAAAAAATAA